One Roseofilum casamattae BLCC-M143 genomic region harbors:
- the ruvB gene encoding Holliday junction branch migration DNA helicase RuvB codes for MAIESSFQPSSESGKRRVRSPKQKYQAKAKRDRQEEEIEESLLQAEARLDETENQEEKLRPHRLADYVGQKDLKGVLQIAIDAAKARKEPLDHLLLYGPPGLGKTTMSLILAQEMGVNCKISAAPALEKPRDIVGLLISLQAGDILFLDEIHRLSRVTEELLYPAMEDRRLDITVGKGKTAKTRSIPLKPFTLVGATTRVGSLSSPLRDRFGLIQRLRFYELDELSIIVERAAGVLHTEITPEGATEIARRSRGTPRIANRLLRRVRDYAQVKELGAISQDVADTALQLYDVDPCGLDWTDRLILSTTIENFSGGPVGLETLAAATGEDSQTIEEVYEPYLLQIGFLQRTSRGRVVLPAAWKHLGYTHPDEPYI; via the coding sequence ATGGCTATTGAGTCTTCTTTCCAACCCTCTTCCGAATCCGGAAAGCGACGGGTGCGTTCTCCCAAACAAAAGTATCAGGCGAAAGCCAAACGCGATCGCCAAGAGGAGGAGATTGAAGAATCTTTATTGCAAGCAGAAGCTCGTTTGGATGAAACGGAAAACCAAGAAGAAAAGTTACGTCCCCATCGCTTAGCGGATTATGTCGGGCAAAAAGATTTAAAAGGCGTATTGCAAATTGCCATCGACGCGGCGAAGGCAAGAAAGGAACCTCTAGACCATTTATTGCTTTACGGACCGCCAGGTTTGGGAAAAACAACAATGTCCTTAATTCTGGCGCAAGAAATGGGAGTAAATTGCAAAATAAGTGCGGCTCCGGCATTAGAAAAACCCCGCGATATTGTCGGATTACTCATTAGCTTGCAAGCCGGAGATATCTTATTTCTCGACGAAATTCATCGCCTTTCGCGGGTGACCGAAGAATTGCTTTATCCCGCCATGGAAGACCGGCGCTTAGATATTACAGTCGGGAAAGGAAAGACCGCAAAAACTCGAAGTATTCCGCTGAAACCCTTTACCTTAGTGGGGGCAACAACTCGGGTAGGTTCTCTTTCCTCTCCATTGCGCGATCGCTTTGGTTTAATTCAACGATTGCGCTTTTACGAATTAGACGAACTCAGTATAATTGTCGAGCGCGCCGCCGGAGTTTTGCATACCGAAATTACCCCCGAAGGCGCCACCGAAATTGCCCGGCGATCGCGAGGAACGCCGCGTATTGCCAATCGTTTATTGCGTCGCGTCCGCGATTACGCGCAAGTCAAAGAATTGGGCGCAATTTCTCAAGACGTTGCCGATACTGCCCTACAATTATATGATGTCGATCCCTGCGGTTTAGACTGGACCGATCGCCTAATTTTAAGTACCACGATCGAGAATTTTAGCGGCGGTCCGGTAGGCTTAGAAACATTAGCAGCAGCCACTGGAGAAGATTCGCAAACCATTGAAGAAGTTTACGAACCGTATTTATTACAAATTGGATTTTTACAGCGCACCTCTCGCGGTCGAGTCGTCCTTCCGGCAGCCTGGAAACATCTCGGATACACCCATCCCGACGAACCTTATATCTAA
- a CDS encoding NAD-dependent epimerase/dehydratase family protein, protein MKIGIIGCGYVGSACARYWYDCGHSLTVTTTTPERVSSLQQISDRVVVTQGSDPVALREAVRGQDILLLSVGANPRSRTAEGYKKTYLETAKTLVALLEEMPAVRQVIYTSSYQVYGDRNGEIGKENDALAPVSENGEILAETEQALLKAATIARNICIFRLGGIYGPNRELIKIYRLMAGMARPGTGAEATNWIHLEDIVGAISLGCDRQLDGIYNLVDNAKLTRKELLDRLFAQHQLPAVTWDATLPDPRPYNVWVSNEKLKDAGYTFRYGDRRVL, encoded by the coding sequence ATGAAAATTGGAATTATTGGGTGCGGTTATGTGGGTAGTGCCTGCGCTCGCTACTGGTACGATTGCGGACATTCCTTAACCGTGACGACAACGACACCAGAGAGAGTCTCTAGCTTACAACAGATTAGCGATCGCGTTGTGGTGACTCAAGGTTCCGATCCCGTCGCGCTCCGAGAAGCCGTTCGAGGACAAGATATTCTCCTCCTCAGCGTGGGTGCTAATCCCAGGAGTCGAACTGCGGAAGGGTATAAAAAGACGTATCTGGAAACAGCGAAAACTCTGGTAGCACTGCTGGAAGAGATGCCTGCAGTCCGCCAAGTTATTTATACCAGCAGCTATCAGGTATATGGCGATCGCAACGGAGAAATTGGCAAAGAAAACGATGCACTTGCACCGGTATCGGAGAATGGGGAAATTCTAGCCGAAACCGAACAAGCGCTCCTCAAAGCCGCCACGATCGCCCGCAATATCTGTATTTTTCGGCTCGGCGGCATTTACGGCCCCAACCGAGAGTTGATTAAAATATACCGACTTATGGCAGGTATGGCTCGTCCGGGAACGGGAGCCGAAGCCACTAACTGGATACACTTAGAGGACATTGTCGGCGCCATTAGTTTAGGGTGCGATCGGCAACTCGATGGCATCTACAACCTGGTCGATAATGCCAAATTAACCCGCAAAGAACTGCTCGATCGCTTATTTGCCCAGCACCAACTCCCTGCGGTAACCTGGGATGCGACTCTACCCGATCCGCGACCTTATAATGTTTGGGTTTCCAATGAGAAACTCAAAGATGCCGGATATACCTTTCGTTATGGCGATCGGCGCGTACTTTAG